The DNA region ACACGAAACTTATTAAAATACATACGGAAAGCCTAACGAAGGGAATTATCGGTTAGTATCACTTCAAAAGAAGAAGAAATGAAAGTGTTTTTGATGGAATCTTTTTGCTTAAACATTACCTTAAAAATGCCTTCTTGATGACGCTTTTAACTTGACTCGCTTGCCTTTGCTAGCtttgttattaaaattattagtaTTAAACAatcgcactttttttttctttttattagaAGGGATGAGATGTTGACGTGTTATTCAAATGCTATTTTTTTACGAGACTTAAAGACTTCTTTAACAAGTCGTGAGTGCGTGCGTGTCTCTCTGTTCGGTTTCCACTTAGTGTGTATGTGTTTCTTTTAAGTCTTCGATTATTTAGTGTTTCATTTTAGGAAACATTTTTGGGCGTTTGGTTCTGCTCCAGCCTTCTCTGCatagtttttcacttttttcaacGTTAAAAATTCACACGCGCAAACAAAATACAAACCAATGACCAGTTGCTCAATCCGCCTTCCGGGTTCTGCGTTTTCGCACGTCCGGACTGCCGGCGGATTCCTTCTTCTTGGTCACCTCTTCCTCTTCTTCCGCTTCCTCCTTCTTGGTCGATTTTTCCGGCTCCGCATCCTCCTTCTTCCGCTCGCTCTCCGGAACCTCCTCCGAGTCCGATCCCGAATACTTTTCCCCGTCGGAAGTCTCGTCCGCTTCCTCTTCCTCGTCCTGAACGCCGCCGGTTTCCTCCCGGTTTTCGTCCTCGTCCTCCAGCTCGTCACCCTTCAGATCCTCGGTTTCCTTCTCGTTGTTCAGGCTGCGCTTGTGCTCGGAGAAACTCTTGCGCTGCGCAGACTTGGGCGGGAACATAAAGTCGATCACGCAAACCAGAATCAGACCGAGGATCGCGCCAAGCAGGATGGTCCCGACGGCAAACAGGGCGTACGATCCCCACGGCGGCAGTCCGTACTCCTTGGACAGCATCACGTTCACTTCCTGAAGAGTCAAACAGAAACCGTCCATCAACACCCAGACTCCCCTCCGAACCCTCCTCCACAAAACCTCACCTTGAAGCGGGCTTTACTTACTTTCAAAAAGTTGGACAGCTTGAAGAACTGCGACACCAGCGACATCTGCAGCGAGTCGGGTTTGCTCCAGGCGGAAACCGGCTCCAGCGCTTGCCACTTCTTCTCCTCGATGAAGGTCATGAGCGTGTTGAGATCGCGCGAACCCTTGTACTGGCGGAACTCGCCGTTCAGCACGTGGAAGATCGTGGGCAGGGCGGTGACGAAGAAGCGTCCGCTCAGGCCCGGCGACGTAGTCACGTCCACCTTGGCGATCTTGATGCTCAGGTCGTCCGACCACGTCGACAGGTCGTCCCAGATCGGGGCCAGGTTCTTACAGGCGGGGCACCACGGGGCGTAACTGGAAGAAAGCGTTAATGTTTccaatatttaacattttttcttcttcttataATTTCAGGATGCATCGTCAACGTCATTGGTTTTTTCGTGAAAGGTAAGTGATAATAATAACTAAAATGATCTAGTTTTGAAGAAATAATCAAGGAATGTGTTAGTATTAATCAGTGATAATATAATGAAAAATgtaacaaatttttgatcacATATGATTAAGGCTCAGAAGATTTGTtgtgcaattttaaaaaaatattcgatacaataatattgaaaatccagAATTGCCTCATAAAACCTAGAAATTCGGTAAAAGGCCAAACATAAAAAGGACGGTTTTTAGGCTTTGCTCAGAATGAAGTAAAACAGAGAGAAATGCCATAAAGCCATGCGGCATAAACTTTGCAAAACATTTGTAACGTCCTTATACAAAtattcacaaattaaaaaaaagatggcGCAGAAATATTAACATTTATGATTTCAAAAACATtaagattcaaaaattataaaaaaaactaaaataaaagcaatttaaatttaataattctagaaaactttttcaatacaatcattgcgccatgggtttcctatgtacataggaccttatgaaaaagtaagcgagaattcttgaaattcaaaataaatttagaaattccaaGTTCACGATAATGCGCTGGCAGTGGGAACGCGCGGTCTAGTTTTGttcatgtttttattgtttctttTGTGCCGTAGTTTGGGTGCATAAGGCGAGTGAATATAATAAATAGGTGGAGGGAATTCATcatcaaataaagtgaaaaaataaaataaaattcttaaaatttcaaactcgaaattatatttaaatttgcaaaaacacaaaatttcaaaatcctaaatttaaaataaaaataattttactgaGGAAtggattgaaaataaaaaaaaatagagaatactaaat from Culex quinquefasciatus strain JHB chromosome 3, VPISU_Cqui_1.0_pri_paternal, whole genome shotgun sequence includes:
- the LOC6038987 gene encoding thioredoxin-related transmembrane protein 1 isoform X2; the protein is MQRNKAATWAAMTLAACCCLLALIGPASAAKSQVIELDEANWDRMLTEEWLVEFYAPWCPACKNLAPIWDDLSTWSDDLSIKIAKVDVTTSPGLSGRFFVTALPTIFHVLNGEFRQYKGSRDLNTLMTFIEEKKWQALEPVSAWSKPDSLQMSLVSQFFKLSNFLKEVNVMLSKEYGLPPWGSYALFAVGTILLGAILGLILVCVIDFMFPPKSAQRKSFSEHKRSLNNEKETEDLKGDELEDEDENREETGGVQDEEEEADETSDGEKYSGSDSEEVPESERKKEDAEPEKSTKKEEAEEEEEVTKKKESAGSPDVRKRRTRKAD
- the LOC6038987 gene encoding thioredoxin-related transmembrane protein 1 isoform X1, yielding MQRNKAATWAAMTLAACCCLLALIGPASAAKSQVIELDEANWDRMLTEEWLVEFYAPWCPACKNLAPIWDDLSTWSDDLSIKIAKVDVTTSPGLSGRFFVTALPTIFHVLNGEFRQYKGSRDLNTLMTFIEEKKWQALEPVSAWSKPDSLQMSLVSQFFKLSNFLKVSKARFKEVNVMLSKEYGLPPWGSYALFAVGTILLGAILGLILVCVIDFMFPPKSAQRKSFSEHKRSLNNEKETEDLKGDELEDEDENREETGGVQDEEEEADETSDGEKYSGSDSEEVPESERKKEDAEPEKSTKKEEAEEEEEVTKKKESAGSPDVRKRRTRKAD